Genomic DNA from Equus caballus isolate H_3958 breed thoroughbred chromosome 10, TB-T2T, whole genome shotgun sequence:
CGCAGTTTGCCGCGGGCATGGCCAGCGCGCTAGAGGCCCTGGAAGGTTAGAAACCGTGGGCAGGGGGACCAGCAAGTcctgctctgtggcctggggctgCCACGTGACCCCgctggggctcagtttcctcatctgtaaatggggctGATTCCCTACTCAGTGATTATTCTGAGGGTTTTGCGTGGGCTCCGATGTGCCCCGTGTGCACCCACATAGGAAACTGCACGATTCCTAAGGGTACAGCTTGCTCCGTGAATTTTTATGCATGCATGCTCCCGTGTGACTGCCTCCCAGATCAAGATATGGATGTTTCCAGCCCCCACAAGGCTCCCTGTGCCCTTTCGCCGGGGCACGACTGTAATGACATATCGTCATCGTCAGTTAGTTTTCAGgcattgagaataagaaaaaacctCCACTTGTTCCTGCACATTCCAGTCTGCACGACTTGGGACAAGTGACTGCCCGCTCTGGGCCTTTGCTGTCCCCCCGTCACTGGGCAtcttcccagcccccacctcctagCAGTGCAGTCCAGGGAGGCTGGTGCTGGCTCTCCTCCCCGAAGTCTGCCAGGTGCCCACACCCGAGCCCCGAGTGTCAGGGTCCcgggggaaggaggaagtgagCACCTCTGGGCAGCATGCCTGAGAGAGCTGAGGGAGAGTGCCAAGGGGTGGGGCAGAGTTCCGGCTTGACTCATCACCCTTTTCTACTCTCACCTTCCAGGAGGAGGGCCTCCACCCCCGCCACCACCGGCAGCCCCTCCCGCCTGGTCAGTTCAGAACGGTCCCTCCCCTGAGGAGCTGGAGCAGCAGAaaaggtggggccagtccctgagTGGCGAACCTTACCACTGCCAGAGTTCTAGGATGTTCCAGAACCTCTGACTCCTGGAGTTCAGAAGGCTCCAACCGTCAGTTTCCAGAATGTTCCAACTCCTAGGGGACTAGAAATTGACAGCTTTCAGAAACCCCCACCTCCTGGAGTTCGAGAAACTCCTGACACTCAGCGTGGCAGAACCTCCTGACCCCCCAAATCCTGGTCCCCCAGATTCCCAGAGTCCCCAAAGCTGGTGGTTTCTAGGATCTTGGGCCTTTTGCAATGTGGGTGTTCTTGACAGTTCGATGACCGGAATGCTTGTGTCTTGGTCTCTCCctgtccctgccctccccacacccctttCGGGGcccctggggaaggaagaggaaggtggGGACTAGGAGCCTTATAGGAGACCCCGAGAGGGACGTGGGGAGGTTGCTAGCCATCCTCGGGGCCCCGAGTGATGGCGGCTCCACCACCCTCCTCAGGCAGCAGCCGGGCCAGCCAGAGTACGCGGAGCGGGAGCGCCGGGTCTCCAATGCAGGTGATGGCTCGAGTGACCTCGGGAGTCAGAGGACCTCCCCGGAGGAGGGCGTGGGCCAGCTGGACAACCAAGAATGAGGCTTCTCTCTCAAAACCCCTCCTTTGTGTGTTTGTTGCAGGAGGCCCACCTACTCCCTTAGCTGGGGGACCACCCCCGCCTCCAGGACCTCCACCTCCTCCgggtccccccccaccccctggtcTGCCCCCCTCGGGGGGCTCCACCGCGGGGCATGGAGCCGGGGGAGGTCCACCCCCTGCTCCCCCCCTCCCCACAGCACAAGGCCCCagtggtggtggggctggggcccCCGGCCTGGCCGCGGCCATAGCAGGAGCCAAACTCAGGAAAGTCAGCAAGGTGAGGGGGCCAGGCATGGAGGGTGTGGGGTGATGGGGTCCTGATGCAATGACATGAGGCCACAGTTGCCTGGGGGCGTCACAGGAGGGCTGCGAGGCCAGGAGGCCCACTCATAACGCCCCCTCCTGTTTGTAACTTCTCCAGCAGGAGGAGGCCTCAGGGGGTCCCCCAGCCCCCAAAGCTGAGAGCAGTCGAAGCACAGGTGGGGGTCTCATGGAAGAGATGAATGCCATGCTGGCCCGAAGGTGAGCCTCAGCCTGGAGCCCTCACTGCCGGGGACAAGCCCCTCAGCCTGCAGTGGCCACCTGGGGAGATTCCTACTCAGCGGGGCCAGGTCAGGGGGAGGGCGCAGTTTCGagttttgttgtttctttgggTGAAAGTTCCCCATTTGATAGCCAGATGTGGAATATAACGCTGGGGGATGGCTGAGGTTTGCAACTACACAGGTAGCCTCTAGAATGTTCTAAGAGCCAGAATTCCTGGACCTTAGGAGATCCTGCCTCAGAATCTGGAAACTCAGATTCCTAGAATCCCGGCAGTCCCAGATAGAGCCCTCTGCCCTTAGGATTTTGTGATTCCCACATGTGAGAATCGGAAAAACCGCCACCCCAATCCGAGAACAGCGCTCTCGCTAACTTAGAAAGCTCAACTTTTCTTAGCCTTCACGAATTCCCGAACTCTGCACTCTAGAATCCACCTTTCCAGAACTCTGGGAAGGGGAATTGTGGAGTGGCTGAGGGAGGACCCAAGCGATCTGTTTTTTGCCTTTCCCTCCTGCAGAAGGAAAGCCACACAAGTTGGGGAGAAACCCGCCAAGGATGAATCTGCCAATGTGAGTTATGGGCTCTTCCTGCCATATACACCTTGGGCTGTACCGCTAGGTCGGGATGCTGGGGAGGCCGGGGTGATGGGGATGGGCTGGGTTTGAAGCTGGAGCAGGAAAATGAGCAGAGGTGCGGCAGGGGCTGGCTCATGACAGTTCTATTTCCCACCAGCAGGAGGAGCCAGAGGCCAGAGTCCCAGCCCATACTGGTGAGTGAGAGCCCAGTCTAGCCACAGGAACTACAAGTCCCAGGATGCCTTGTTCTTACATATAAAGGACTCTCAAGGGAGAATCTGTGCAAATAATGCTGGGGATTGTAGTCTCTGAGATGGTTCTTTGAGACGGGCTGATGAGGCTGCGGGAGAAAGACTGAGTCCAGATATTCCTTGTCCCTGATCTTTCTGATTTGTCGCCTGTCCCCCAGAATCAGTGCGGAGACCATGGGAGAAGAACAGCACAACCTTGCCAAGGTGGGCCATCAATACCGGGACCCCCTCCACCAATAGTTGGATTTGCCAAATTTGCAGGGAGGAGCACAATGTGACCCCTGGAAGGAGAGGCAGGCCCTCTCTCTAACCTCATTTCTGTCCCAAACCACACCACCTCTCCCAGGATGAAGTCGTCTTCTTCGGTGACCGCTTCCGAGGCCCACCCCCATACGCCCAGCTCCAGTGATGAATCAGACCTGGAGAGAGTGAAACAGGTAGCTTGACGGGGAGAGGAGGGGTAAGGCCTGGGGGCCAGAAAGGCGCCACAGGAAGAAAGGACATCTGGGTCTAGATTTTGCCACGGACATCCCTGCAATTCTAGAAGAGACCTTGGAAACGTCAGTTTTCCGGTCTGAGAAATGGAGAGATTGGCTCAGCTCAGAGATGACACAGGCACCACAACCCTCTTTGCCAGTGCCTGTGGCAGACCTTACTAATCTATCACCGCACTCATTCCTGATGAGTACCCAGAATCCTTTTCAGCACTCTGTCCCCAGACATCCATCACCAATTGGAGTTGGCAGGAGGCTGGAATGTAGTTGCCAACCCTGGTACTGGATGTCCTCCAGTACCTTTCTTCTGGCTCCAAGGATCCAGAATTCTCCAGTCACTCTGCAGCCTTGTCAATGATGtcatgtttgtgtatatgtgtgtgtgttgggggggggggcggcgcgTCTTGAGCCTCCTTCCTCTGACCCTTCAGTCACTAAGAAAGGGGGGATTTGTTTCTGCCAGTCCAGACACCCTTCCTGATCCGTTACACCCCATTCTTTTCAGGAGCTTctggaagaggtgaggaaggaactgcagaaagtaaaagaggaaataattgaaggtgaggttggtttttttttttttagacccTTATTTATTTTGGAAGCATCGTGTCCTACGGGAAAAGCCCTGTTttggaagggaagagggaagaggctCTGCCCCTGACCTCTGCCTCTTGTTTCCTTCCAGCCTTCGTCCAGGAGCTCAGGAAGCGGGGTTCCCCCTGACCACAGGGCCCAGAAGGTCCCGTTTCTCCTTTCCGCACACCCCGCCTGTCACCCTGCTTTCCCTGCGGCGACTTGACTTGGAATTGGCTGAAGACTACACAGGAATGCATCTTCCCCACTCCCCATGCACTTGGAAAATTCCGAGGGGGTGTGGCTTCCCTGGCACCACGCCCACACCCATACTGGCTGCTGATTGGCTGGGGAGGCCCCCGCCCTTTGCTCCCTTTGGTCCTTCCCCTCTGCCGTCCCCTTGGGGCTGGTTCCTCTGCTGGGGATGTACCAATTAACCCCACAGTgagggggaaggaaagagggaatttCACATTCCCTTCTAGGTTCACTTTAACGCTTAATGccttcaaatttttgtttttttaagaaaaaaaagtatatatatatatatttaggtttTGGGGGGgtaaagggaaattttttttctctttggttttgatAAAATGGGGTATGGGGAGTTTTTAAATGCTATCGCCCCAGGCTTGTCCCATGTGGGGCAGCTATTTAAGGGGGGGACATCCCACCAGGCTGGGGGCACCTCCCCACACCCTGGGGACCTCCCTTTCCTCTGGCTCCTTCCCCTTTTCTATGAGGAATTAAGATGCTGTAACTTTTTGGAACctcagttttttggttttttatttgggTAGGTTTTGGGGTCCAGGCCGTTTTTACCCCCTAGGGAAAATAAGAGGAGGGAACGAGGAAAAGGGGAGGGAACCTCCCCTCTCGCACCTTCACCTTTAGCTTCTTGAAGATGGGCCCCTGCGGAATAAATCTGCCAGTTTTTATAAACGCTAAGATTTCTGGAGTGATTTGAAGGGTTGCTGTGATGAGGGTGGGGGcgtgctcctccctcccccagtcaTCGAGGCCCCGcgtcttcctccttcccaccctgcACCTGCTCAGTTCCTTCAGCCTCCTGCAGCCTGGGGGTCTCTGCCCGCTCTCGGCCTCCCTCCCCGTGTCCCTTACCAGGCCGACCCTCACACCTTCCCACCCTCTGCCACCAATTCACCTGCTCAGAGAAAGCCAGGGGTCCGGCATTGACTgcgtgacctggggcaagtcctTTTGCTTcccatgggcctcagtttccccatctgggaaAGGGCTCATAGGATGACTCTGCCCCCCTTCCCACCAGAACCCTCCCGGCTCCTCTCCTAATTTGAATGAGGCTTGCACCCATATGGCAGGCGTACCTCGTAGTTCTCAGACACCTTCTTAAGACGACCCCTTTACCCAAGAGCTCCTTTAATTATAAAACGTTTACAGTCTAAAAAAATAGAATTCCGACGTCACAGAGCTCATAGACACCCCCTTCAGGGGTTCAGTGGGAATGTGGGGAGGTGGCGCTGCCCGGTGGAATCTTCCATCGGAGCGGGTGGGGCACTTCAGGGCTGACGGGCAGGTGGTCCCACTGGAGGAAGCCTTTGCACAAGGAGGGTGAGGGGGCTGAAGGAGAGTAAGAGGGGGGACTGGGCGACCAGTCCAAGAGCAAGCAGGAAGG
This window encodes:
- the VASP gene encoding vasodilator-stimulated phosphoprotein isoform X2, translating into MSETVICSSRATVMVYDDSNKRWLPAGTGPQAFSRVQIYHNPTANSFRVVGRKMQPDQQVVINCAIIRGVKYNQATPNFHQWRDARQVWGLNFGSKEDAAQFAAGMASALEALEGGGPPPPPPPAAPPAWSVQNGPSPEELEQQKRQQPGQPEYAERERRVSNAGGPPTPLAGGPPPPPGPPPPPGPPPPPGLPPSGGSTAGHGAGGGPPPAPPLPTAQGPSGGGAGAPGLAAAIAGAKLRKVSKEEASGGPPAPKAESSRSTGGGLMEEMNAMLARRRKATQVGEKPAKDESANQEEPEARVPAHTESVRRPWEKNSTTLPRMKSSSSVTASEAHPHTPSSSDESDLERVKQELLEEVRKELQKVKEEIIEAFVQELRKRGSP
- the VASP gene encoding vasodilator-stimulated phosphoprotein isoform X1, coding for MSETVICSSRATVMVYDDSNKRWLPAGTGPQAFSRVQIYHNPTANSFRVVGRKMQPDQQVVINCAIIRGVKYNQATPNFHQWRDARQVWGLNFGSKEDAAQFAAGMASALEALEGGGPPPPPPPAAPPAWSVQNGPSPEELEQQKRQQPGQPEYAERERRVSNAGGPPTPLAGGPPPPPGPPPPPGPPPPPGLPPSGGSTAGHGAGGGPPPAPPLPTAQGPSGGGAGAPGLAAAIAGAKLRKVSKQEEASGGPPAPKAESSRSTGGGLMEEMNAMLARRRKATQVGEKPAKDESANQEEPEARVPAHTESVRRPWEKNSTTLPRMKSSSSVTASEAHPHTPSSSDESDLERVKQELLEEVRKELQKVKEEIIEAFVQELRKRGSP
- the VASP gene encoding vasodilator-stimulated phosphoprotein isoform X3 is translated as MSETVICSSRATVMVYDDSNKRWLPAGTGPQAFSRVQIYHNPTANSFRVVGRKMQPDQQVVINCAIIRGVKYNQATPNFHQWRDARQVWGLNFGSKEDAAQFAAGMASALEALEGGGPPPPPPPAAPPAWSVQNGPSPEELEQQKRQQPGQPEYAERERRVSNAGGPPTPLAGGPPPPPGPPPPPGPPPPPGLPPSGGSTAGHGAGGGPPPAPPLPTAQGPSGGGAGAPGLAAAIAGAKLRKVSKQEEASGGPPAPKAESSRSTGGGLMEEMNAMLARRRKATQVGEKPAKDESANEEPEARVPAHTESVRRPWEKNSTTLPRMKSSSSVTASEAHPHTPSSSDESDLERVKQELLEEVRKELQKVKEEIIEAFVQELRKRGSP
- the VASP gene encoding vasodilator-stimulated phosphoprotein isoform X4; the encoded protein is MSETVICSSRATVMVYDDSNKRWLPAGTGPQAFSRVQIYHNPTANSFRVVGRKMQPDQQVVINCAIIRGVKYNQATPNFHQWRDARQVWGLNFGSKEDAAQFAAGMASALEALEGGGPPPPPPPAAPPAWSVQNGPSPEELEQQKRQQPGQPEYAERERRVSNAGGPPTPLAGGPPPPPGPPPPPGPPPPPGLPPSGGSTAGHGAGGGPPPAPPLPTAQGPSGGGAGAPGLAAAIAGAKLRKVSKEEASGGPPAPKAESSRSTGGGLMEEMNAMLARRRKATQVGEKPAKDESANEEPEARVPAHTESVRRPWEKNSTTLPRMKSSSSVTASEAHPHTPSSSDESDLERVKQELLEEVRKELQKVKEEIIEAFVQELRKRGSP